The sequence below is a genomic window from Salinispira pacifica.
GCTCATGGGTCAGTTTGGATTTTTCCTGGGCGTTCCGGCTTATTTCTCGCAGGGAGGCAGTCATCTCCTCCACCGCAGCAATGGAGCGGTTCACAGCCTCGGTCTGACGCTCCATCTCCCTGCTTACTTTTTCCCCGCCTTCAGAAAGACGGTTCTGCTCCACATCGCTTGCCTTCACTCTTTCCAGAAGCTGATCAAGCTGTTGTTCAGCTTCTGTGGTGCTGTGGGATATTCCCCGGGCATTTTCTGCACCGTCGGAGGCAATCCTCTCCAGACGTTCGCCTATAGCCAGAGAATCTCCCGCAGATTCAAGCAGTGAGTTCATCCGCTGAACCCGGTTTCTGCCCCGCTCCTCATTGGCAAGAAGTATGGACATAATATTCATCTCTATTCTTAAAGCTATTTCTGAAAGGACAAGAATGAGAACATAAAAGATCACTGCAAACACCACGCTGTTAACCAGGACCGAAATCTCACCACGGAAATTCGGCAGAACGGTAAGAACCAAATACAGGATCCCGAAAATAAATTGTACCGCCGCAACAACATACAACTGAAAACGTGCATACCCGATCACCAGGGAGAGCACCAGAATAGGCGCAGCAAATACAATATACATATAAATATCCCGGATGCTCTCATATGTCTGAACAAGCATAACCGTGAAGGGCGTAAGTGCCAGAAGAAACAGATAAATCGTACTCAATGAGCGGTAAATTTTCCTGGGCAGAAGGAAGATTGCCCCAACTGAAACAATCAGGGCAGGCAAGCTGGATGTTAAATTGGAGAAATTTCCGCTGATTATATGTATCAGACTCATAAGGGCGGTCATCGCCCCAGAACCAGTAAAGTTATGGCAAAATTCCGTACTTTAATACGAAAATTCACCGCCTCGCCCCTGTAGGGCGCAGTGACACGATCAATGATTTGCATACATTCTTCCTTTAACCTTATCTGTCACAGTTAAGATTAATTCCCGGTGATGCATGTGTCAAACTGATTCAACCCGTTGGTTCATTAATTTCCCGGGGACTTTGCCGGAGGAAGTCGGCATACAACCCATTCCTGGCCAGCAATTCCACATGGGTCCCCTGTTCGGCCAGCTCCCCCTGATTCAGCACCAGGATAATATCAGCATTCCGGATTGTGGACAGCCTGTGGGCAATCACAAAGCTGGTGCGCCCTTCCATCAGGGGAACAAGGGCTTTCTGAACCATTTGCTCAGTTTCGCTGTCCAGATACGAGCTGGCCTCATCCAGAATGAGAATTGAGGGATTACGCACCAGGGCCCGGGCAAAGGCTATAAGCTGCCTTTGTCCCAGAGAGATACTTCCTCCGTTTTGACCAAGCTCGGTGTCATAGCCCCGGGGGAATGCCTCTATGAGCCGATGAATTCCCAGTTGCTGCACCACGTCCCTGATCAGGTGAGAATCCGCGTCGGGATCTCCAAAGCGGATGTTTTCTTCAACGGTTCCGGAAAATATCTGGGGATCCTGCATCACCGCCGCCATTCTTGAACGCAGCTCCTGCTGGTCGTAGCTGCGGATATCCACCCCGTCAATGCGGATAGATCCCTCCTGAACATCGTAAAAGCGGTTCACAAGGTTGACCATGGTGGATTTCCCGCTTCCCGTATGCCCTACAATGGCGCATATCTGCCCCGGCTTCACATGGAGATCCACCCCATTGAGCACCGGTTCGCCTTCTTTATAGGCAAAATGCACGTTCTCAAAACGCACATCTCCTTTCAGATCATCCGGTTTCACCGGGTCTGAAACATCGTCCACGTCTTTCTTTTCATGAAGAATTTCAAATATTCTGGAGCCGGAAACAACTGCTCTGCTCATCTGGTTGAGCATATTGCTGATTTTCTGCATCGGCTGAAACAGACGGGTAACATAGTTGAGAAACGCGACTATTACCCCAATGGTGATCATTCCGTGGTACAGGAGTATTCCTCCACCGATAATCACCAGTCCCTGACTGAAGTTGTTCAGCGTTGCAACGGACTGCCAGAAAAACGCATTGAGAGGATAAAACGTCCTGCTTTGCGTGTAGTATTCGCCGTTCAGCTCCCTGAATTTTTCGATATTCTGACCTTCCCGGGCAAACGCCCTGCTCACCTGAATACCCGACAACGATTCATTGAGAAAGCTGTTCACCCGGGAGAGCTTTTTCTGAATCCCATTTGCAGATTCCACAATTCTCCCGCGGAGCTTAAACACAATAAGAAACAGCACCGGCAGAATGAACAAAAGCGTGAGACTCAGCCACCCGTTCATCAGGACCATGGCGGTTACCAGACCGATAATCATGAGCGAATCCACCAGCAGGGTATCAAGACCGGTCATCAGGAGTTCTTCAAGAACCAGAATGTCTCCGGTAAGTCGGGTCATGAGACGCCCCGATTTATTGCGGTCAAAAAACCCTACCGACAGATGCTGTATATGATCAAACAGGTTCTTCCTTAGATCATACAACACGCCGTTTCCCACCTGCATCATCAGTACGCCCTGCATTCGAAAGCTGACAAACTGTACGGCTCCCGTGGCAAGAAGTATTCCGGATACCACAAGCAGATACTCCATGTTTCGGGGTACGATTCCGTAGTCTATTCCTCTCTGTATAAGAACCGGCAGGGCGATCATGGTGGCAACATTTATCAGTGCAAACACATACATGAGAAGAATTTTCCCCCGATATGGCTTCAAATATTCAACCAGCTCCG
It includes:
- a CDS encoding ABC transporter ATP-binding protein encodes the protein MNISKPKGTRRVLSELVEYLKPYRGKILLMYVFALINVATMIALPVLIQRGIDYGIVPRNMEYLLVVSGILLATGAVQFVSFRMQGVLMMQVGNGVLYDLRKNLFDHIQHLSVGFFDRNKSGRLMTRLTGDILVLEELLMTGLDTLLVDSLMIIGLVTAMVLMNGWLSLTLLFILPVLFLIVFKLRGRIVESANGIQKKLSRVNSFLNESLSGIQVSRAFAREGQNIEKFRELNGEYYTQSRTFYPLNAFFWQSVATLNNFSQGLVIIGGGILLYHGMITIGVIVAFLNYVTRLFQPMQKISNMLNQMSRAVVSGSRIFEILHEKKDVDDVSDPVKPDDLKGDVRFENVHFAYKEGEPVLNGVDLHVKPGQICAIVGHTGSGKSTMVNLVNRFYDVQEGSIRIDGVDIRSYDQQELRSRMAAVMQDPQIFSGTVEENIRFGDPDADSHLIRDVVQQLGIHRLIEAFPRGYDTELGQNGGSISLGQRQLIAFARALVRNPSILILDEASSYLDSETEQMVQKALVPLMEGRTSFVIAHRLSTIRNADIILVLNQGELAEQGTHVELLARNGLYADFLRQSPREINEPTG
- a CDS encoding methyl-accepting chemotaxis protein, with the protein product MSLIHIISGNFSNLTSSLPALIVSVGAIFLLPRKIYRSLSTIYLFLLALTPFTVMLVQTYESIRDIYMYIVFAAPILVLSLVIGYARFQLYVVAAVQFIFGILYLVLTVLPNFRGEISVLVNSVVFAVIFYVLILVLSEIALRIEMNIMSILLANEERGRNRVQRMNSLLESAGDSLAIGERLERIASDGAENARGISHSTTEAEQQLDQLLERVKASDVEQNRLSEGGEKVSREMERQTEAVNRSIAAVEEMTASLREISRNAQEKSKLTHELTESAGKTSRSFSSTMEILNRLNETSASVLQVIGVIEEIGERTSLLAMNAAIQASHAGEAGRGFGVVAQEIRKLSVETNDNSRKVRELLTENDDEIRNVIESSRENASLFEGIHRNITEVNQALVEIISAMGEVDQGTREIQEITGDLQSIQNSVSRAVDEINQAISGSSSAFLEIAGSTESAERSLKEISSKTETVLEHADQLLELGKENAAGIDAIRSNISELDESESG